In Bradyrhizobium paxllaeri, the genomic stretch GTATCCTGCCCCGATCGGTGTATCGCAGTGCGTTCGAAAGCAAGTTTCGTATCATCGTCTCCAGCATGCGCTTGTCGCTGCGGACCAGGAGTCCCGAACGCACCATGCGCCACCGCAAGCCTCTGTCCGTGATGGCACCGGAGAAGTCGGCCGCTAGCGAATCAAATATCTCAGTAATCGCGAAGTCGCTCTTCGACGGACGAAGACTTCCCGCCTCGAGACGATTCACATCAAGCAGGCTCGACAGAATGCTGGACATGGTGTCGAGGGATCGGGCCATCCCGTCGACAAGCTCGCGGCCCTCGCCGCCCGTGAGGTGCAGCCCGAGCGCTCCTTGCAGAAATCTCAGCGTTTGCAGCGGCTGTCGCAAATCATGGCTGGCAGCCGACAGGAAGCTGGATTTTGCCCGGTCCGCCAATGCGGCCGATTTCCAGGCGCGGGAAATCTCTCCCTCGAACCGCTTCCGCTCGGTGATGTCGGTCATCAGGCCACCGATGCGTATCGGCTTCCCGGCCGAGTCAACGCGCGTGATGGCAACCTGCTCCAGCCACACTTCGCCGCGCCCGTCCGGTCGCATGAACCGGAACGTCATCGAATGCGAGGGGTCGTCCGGACGGACCGCGCCCAGGCGAGCCGTGATCGACGGGCGGTCATCGGGATGGACCTGTTTTATCCAGTTCGCACCCTTGATAAATTGCTGTGGAGCTAGGCCGAGAACTTCAGCCGCATTCCGGCTTACCTCGATCAGATCAGTCTGGAGATCCCAGTCGAAGGTGATCACACCGCCGGCCCGAAGCGCTTCCTCCAGCCGACGCTCCCGTTCGAGAATCGCAGTCTCGTGTTGCCGTCGCTCACTAAAGAGCGCCGCGAGAACCAGCGCGCCGAACGACGTGGCCAGAATGGTGGCTTGGGCGGACAAAATACGTTCCTCGATCGGCGACCGCGGGTCGCCGAAAAGACCGACGGCGAATATGGTCGTCCACACGATCGTGATTGCGCATAGGAACGTTGCGATCGCCGTAAAGGCCGGGCGAACGCGGGCAGCGATCCACACGAACAGCGGAGCAAGCGAGGCTATCGCCAGTTCGAAGATCCACGGCCTGTTGGGCAGAATGACGAGGAGGACACACAGGGTGACCACGATCGCAAGCGCGAAAGCTCCCTCCGCAATTTCGCGCTTCGGCAGCGCATTACGCAGGAACGATGCGAGGCCGATCACAAGTGGTGCAACGGTGATGGTACCCACCGTGTCGGAAACGAGCCAATGACTCCATACCGCCGCAGGCGATGCGGCCGGGGCATGGAAGAACACAAACCCGAGCATGCCGACCAAACCATCGATCATGGCAGCAACGATCGTGGCGGCGAATAATCCAAGGACGCAACGCAACTTATCGAGTTCGAATGGGGTGCCGCA encodes the following:
- a CDS encoding MASE1 domain-containing protein is translated as MALDVATTDVSRAQMRQAWQPWAVSVAVAIVFFLAARLSLALLDKSDGVAVFWPAAGVATGVLVAFGPALRWPVVVGVAAATVAANLLGDRNLASTAFFAVANASGPLIVSGLIQRFCGTPFELDKLRCVLGLFAATIVAAMIDGLVGMLGFVFFHAPAASPAAVWSHWLVSDTVGTITVAPLVIGLASFLRNALPKREIAEGAFALAIVVTLCVLLVILPNRPWIFELAIASLAPLFVWIAARVRPAFTAIATFLCAITIVWTTIFAVGLFGDPRSPIEERILSAQATILATSFGALVLAALFSERRQHETAILERERRLEEALRAGGVITFDWDLQTDLIEVSRNAAEVLGLAPQQFIKGANWIKQVHPDDRPSITARLGAVRPDDPSHSMTFRFMRPDGRGEVWLEQVAITRVDSAGKPIRIGGLMTDITERKRFEGEISRAWKSAALADRAKSSFLSAASHDLRQPLQTLRFLQGALGLHLTGGEGRELVDGMARSLDTMSSILSSLLDVNRLEAGSLRPSKSDFAITEIFDSLAADFSGAITDRGLRWRMVRSGLLVRSDKRMLETMIRNLLSNALRYTDRGRILLGCRRVGDKVRIEVWDSGIGITQDQLPHIFQEYYQGSPEAERGGLGLGLAIVRRLGKMLDHPIGAHSTPGKGTVITIEVPRGDGNGGRRERVQKPRYEQGDFRGTILVVEDEASVRASISRLLKARGIEGIVVATASDALARVHRQEIRPDLLLCDYNLQGSTNGVTTIGDLRSALGRNVPAIIMTGDIRSEVVEPIAAQGISVLLKPFLADELLQHIARLSREQATPS